Proteins encoded together in one Candidatus Sulfotelmatobacter sp. window:
- the priA gene encoding primosomal protein N' — protein MPEFCDVAVPVPLDTVFTYCIPTDALPVVGGRVLVSFRQRRTTGIVVELHDRKPSVTTKDILAVLDPAPVLDEQQLQLARWIADYYLAPLGEVFRTMLPLTAEFKRSIGYRLTEQGQMALHLAGTSGSSARSKRTPEEQDAELRVLDYLGACESSIETEDQEKELALARTDGKGMASAAPLEPDHHGALAPEANALVREETLRSATRVSRGVLAGMVHKKWLTRQDLSAPQDARRTIKIAVLKSVEGKLNDNQRQLLDTLAAAGGRVPVTTLQELEVRRTTLATLVKRGLIEILEVPAEFTVSRSKPRPSLFDFDLNPAQQSALARVRQSVAARTFSGMLLHGVTGSGKTAVYLAAMRGVLEAGRSAILLVPEIGLTPAVAADLHQIFGDEVAILHSALSDKERAEQWHRIKRGDARIVVGTRSAVFAPVTDLALIIVDEEHDSSYKQEETPRYHARDVAVMRAKMANAIVVLGSATPSLESYYNAKKNKYALVELPDRVERRPLPEVEIIDMRQEFQETGHEQVISRKLAAEIKERLERKEQVMVLLNRRGYSPVVLCRTCGKKLECQNCAIALTHHKREHKMVCHYCGFTAPVPKACVHCGSEYVYFLGTGSEKLEELLHGLFPQARIARLDRDTVRSHQDFERALNGLNEGQLDLLVGTQMIAKGHDIHGVTLVGVVGADVALGLPDFRAAERTFQLLTQVAGRAGRGQTPGKVVLQTYFQDHYAVQYAARHDFIGFYEKELQFRSWMHYPPYSALANVLVRSDHLDDALQWSGTLGKWFDSTRHEGVRVLGPAPAPIMRLKRDYRYHFVLKSPSREKLNTTLRAMLAHAAQKKIPRTQVIVDVDAVWLM, from the coding sequence ATGCCCGAATTCTGTGACGTCGCCGTGCCCGTGCCGCTGGACACGGTTTTCACCTACTGTATTCCCACGGACGCGTTGCCCGTGGTCGGCGGACGTGTGCTCGTCTCTTTCCGCCAACGGCGCACGACAGGAATTGTCGTCGAACTGCACGACCGCAAGCCTTCCGTCACCACGAAGGATATTCTCGCTGTTCTTGACCCTGCTCCTGTGCTCGACGAACAACAGCTCCAACTCGCCCGCTGGATCGCCGACTATTATCTCGCTCCCCTCGGCGAAGTCTTCCGCACCATGCTTCCGCTCACGGCGGAGTTCAAACGCTCCATCGGCTATCGACTGACCGAGCAGGGCCAGATGGCGCTGCACTTGGCGGGCACATCCGGTTCGTCCGCGCGTTCCAAGCGCACCCCCGAAGAGCAGGATGCAGAACTCCGCGTGTTGGATTACTTGGGGGCGTGTGAATCATCAATCGAAACAGAGGATCAGGAGAAGGAACTCGCCTTGGCGAGGACGGACGGGAAGGGCATGGCTTCAGCCGCGCCATTAGAACCTGATCACCACGGGGCTTTAGCCCCTGAGGCCAACGCTCTCGTCCGCGAGGAAACACTCCGCTCCGCCACTCGGGTCTCCAGAGGCGTGCTCGCCGGAATGGTCCACAAGAAGTGGCTGACGCGCCAGGATCTCTCCGCTCCGCAAGATGCCAGGCGCACCATCAAAATTGCGGTCTTGAAATCCGTCGAGGGCAAACTTAACGACAACCAACGCCAACTGCTCGATACCTTGGCTGCTGCGGGGGGAAGAGTTCCCGTCACCACGCTGCAAGAGCTCGAGGTTCGGCGGACCACGCTTGCAACACTGGTGAAGCGCGGTCTCATCGAGATTCTCGAAGTCCCCGCTGAGTTCACGGTTTCGCGCTCGAAGCCGCGGCCATCGCTCTTCGATTTCGACCTCAACCCAGCGCAGCAGTCGGCACTCGCGCGAGTGCGGCAGAGTGTGGCCGCGCGCACGTTCTCCGGCATGTTGCTGCACGGCGTCACCGGGTCGGGCAAAACCGCGGTTTATCTCGCCGCGATGCGTGGAGTTCTGGAAGCGGGACGCTCCGCTATTTTGCTCGTTCCCGAAATCGGTCTCACGCCCGCCGTGGCGGCCGACCTGCATCAGATCTTCGGCGATGAAGTCGCCATCCTGCACTCCGCGCTATCCGACAAAGAACGCGCCGAGCAGTGGCACCGCATCAAGCGCGGCGACGCGCGCATCGTCGTGGGCACGCGCTCCGCAGTCTTTGCTCCCGTAACAGACCTCGCTCTCATTATTGTGGATGAGGAACACGATTCTTCCTACAAGCAGGAAGAAACGCCGCGCTATCACGCCCGCGACGTCGCCGTCATGCGCGCCAAAATGGCGAATGCCATCGTCGTACTGGGATCGGCGACCCCGTCGCTGGAGTCTTACTACAACGCGAAAAAGAATAAATATGCTTTGGTCGAGTTGCCCGATCGCGTGGAGCGGCGTCCTCTGCCCGAAGTCGAAATCATCGACATGCGCCAGGAATTCCAGGAAACCGGCCACGAGCAGGTCATCTCACGCAAGCTGGCCGCGGAGATCAAAGAGAGACTCGAGCGCAAAGAACAAGTGATGGTCCTGCTCAACCGCCGTGGATATTCGCCGGTAGTCCTCTGCCGCACTTGCGGCAAGAAACTCGAATGCCAGAACTGCGCCATCGCGCTCACCCATCACAAACGCGAACATAAGATGGTTTGCCACTATTGCGGATTCACCGCGCCCGTGCCGAAAGCATGCGTGCACTGCGGAAGCGAGTATGTCTACTTCCTCGGAACGGGTTCAGAAAAACTGGAAGAGCTGTTGCACGGCCTTTTTCCGCAGGCGCGCATCGCGCGTCTCGATCGCGACACGGTCCGCAGCCACCAGGATTTCGAGCGCGCGCTCAACGGACTCAATGAAGGACAACTCGATCTGCTGGTGGGCACGCAGATGATCGCCAAAGGCCACGACATTCACGGAGTCACGCTGGTGGGCGTAGTCGGCGCCGACGTCGCGCTCGGCCTTCCCGATTTTCGTGCCGCCGAACGCACTTTCCAGTTACTCACCCAGGTCGCCGGACGCGCCGGTCGCGGCCAAACCCCCGGCAAAGTCGTGCTGCAAACTTATTTTCAGGATCACTACGCCGTGCAGTACGCGGCCCGCCACGACTTTATCGGCTTCTACGAAAAAGAACTGCAATTCCGCAGTTGGATGCACTACCCGCCCTATTCCGCGCTGGCCAATGTCCTGGTGCGCAGCGACCATCTCGACGACGCACTGCAATGGTCGGGAACGTTAGGCAAATGGTTCGATTCGACACGTCACGAGGGAGTTCGTGTCCTCGGCCCCGCACCCGCGCCGATCATGCGATTGAAGCGCGACTATCGCTATCACTTCGTTCTCAAGTCGCCCAGCCGCGAAAAACTCAACACCACCTTGCGCGCGATGTTGGCTCACGCCGCGCAGAAAAAAATCCCGCGAACGCAGGTTATCGTAGACGTGGATGCGGTTTGGCTGATGTAG
- a CDS encoding uracil-DNA glycosylase translates to MPTTINPDLRRALAERVRYCHEMGIYDFYRRDAPVSESGTPAAIIDDNPFQEDLISTPQELEEDMARKSSVAATAANKNILTVLTPHAEQAATDPVTALQLIREDLGDCTRCKLHKQGRKQIVFGVGNPRADLMFIGEGPGADEDTQGEPFVGRAGQLLNNMIKAMGIRREDVYIANVVKCRPPGNRTPERDECETCSPFLMRQIAVIKPKVVVALGAVAAKNLLAMNASMSELRGRFYDFMPAGARSSDPTWQGTKLAVTYHPAFLLRDPRQKGEAWKDLQMVMKYLGLEPPKKSD, encoded by the coding sequence GTGCCGACGACAATAAATCCCGATCTACGCCGTGCGCTCGCCGAACGAGTCCGCTACTGCCACGAAATGGGCATCTACGATTTCTACCGCCGCGACGCGCCAGTTTCGGAATCCGGCACACCCGCTGCCATCATCGACGACAATCCATTTCAGGAAGATCTGATTTCCACACCTCAGGAACTCGAAGAGGACATGGCAAGAAAATCCTCAGTAGCTGCAACCGCCGCTAACAAAAATATTCTCACCGTCCTGACTCCGCACGCAGAGCAGGCGGCCACCGATCCCGTCACCGCACTCCAACTGATTCGTGAAGACCTCGGCGACTGCACGCGCTGCAAACTACATAAGCAGGGTCGCAAGCAGATCGTGTTTGGCGTCGGCAATCCGCGCGCCGATCTAATGTTCATTGGCGAAGGCCCCGGCGCCGACGAAGACACGCAGGGCGAGCCTTTCGTCGGCCGCGCCGGACAGTTGCTCAACAACATGATCAAAGCTATGGGCATTCGCCGCGAAGATGTCTACATCGCGAACGTCGTGAAGTGCCGCCCACCGGGCAACCGCACGCCCGAGCGCGACGAATGCGAAACTTGCTCGCCGTTTCTGATGCGCCAGATCGCGGTGATCAAGCCCAAAGTTGTGGTTGCGCTCGGCGCAGTCGCGGCGAAAAATCTGCTTGCCATGAATGCATCGATGTCAGAATTGCGCGGCCGCTTCTACGACTTCATGCCGGCCGGCGCACGCAGCAGCGATCCAACCTGGCAGGGCACAAAACTTGCCGTCACCTACCATCCCGCATTTCTGCTGCGCGATCCGCGACAGAAAGGCGAAGCGTGGAAAGATTTACAGATGGTCATGAAATACCTCGGACTGGAGCCGCCGAAAAAGTCTGATTAA
- the coaBC gene encoding bifunctional phosphopantothenoylcysteine decarboxylase/phosphopantothenate--cysteine ligase CoaBC: MKIALGVTGGIAAYKAAEIVRLLQDRGIRVQVVMTRAAQEFVRPLTFAALSGEKVITGMFSAGEAHGQGERPQPNIDSAIEHIAVAQSIDALLVAPATADVLAHFAQGIASDFLTTLYLATTAPVVVAPAMNVNMWNHPASQANLQTLRQRGVKVVEPDAGYLACGMTGPGRLAENEAIVAAVMEALGAAQDLSGETILITAGPTREKMDPVRYLTNRSSGRMGYALAEAALRRGARVLLVSGPTALTPPGAAEVNRVESTEEMRDAVLKFFPQASIVIKTAAVSDYRPKAAAGQKIKRKGPMTLELENTSDILQELSLKKTTQIIVGFAAETENVLENARQKLVSKNLDAIVVNDVSREGVGFDSDRNAVTIITREEVIEVPETTKWEVAQRVLDQIVRLRQHRKAPIKV; this comes from the coding sequence ATGAAGATTGCTCTGGGCGTCACCGGCGGTATCGCGGCCTACAAAGCGGCAGAGATTGTTCGCCTGCTTCAAGACCGTGGCATTCGCGTGCAAGTCGTGATGACGCGTGCCGCCCAGGAGTTCGTGCGCCCCCTCACCTTCGCCGCGCTCTCCGGAGAGAAAGTGATTACCGGCATGTTCTCCGCCGGCGAAGCACACGGTCAGGGTGAACGGCCCCAGCCCAACATCGATTCGGCCATCGAGCACATCGCGGTCGCGCAATCCATAGACGCGCTCCTGGTCGCGCCCGCTACCGCCGATGTTCTGGCACACTTTGCACAGGGCATTGCGAGTGATTTTCTGACCACGCTTTATCTCGCGACCACCGCGCCCGTGGTCGTCGCGCCCGCCATGAACGTCAATATGTGGAATCATCCCGCGAGCCAGGCGAATCTCCAGACCCTGCGGCAGCGGGGCGTGAAGGTCGTCGAGCCGGACGCGGGTTACCTGGCCTGCGGAATGACTGGCCCGGGGCGGCTCGCGGAGAATGAAGCCATTGTCGCCGCGGTGATGGAAGCCCTCGGCGCTGCGCAGGATCTCAGCGGCGAAACGATACTGATCACCGCCGGCCCGACCCGCGAGAAAATGGATCCCGTGCGCTATCTCACCAACCGCTCCAGCGGACGCATGGGTTACGCTCTCGCCGAGGCCGCGTTACGCCGCGGCGCTCGCGTGCTTCTGGTCAGCGGGCCGACTGCGCTCACTCCACCCGGAGCCGCCGAGGTCAACCGTGTCGAATCCACCGAAGAAATGCGCGACGCTGTCCTCAAATTCTTTCCACAGGCCAGCATCGTCATCAAGACCGCCGCCGTTTCCGACTATCGCCCCAAAGCCGCCGCTGGCCAGAAGATCAAGCGCAAGGGCCCCATGACTTTGGAGCTCGAGAACACGTCCGACATTCTGCAAGAACTGTCACTGAAGAAAACAACCCAAATTATTGTGGGCTTCGCCGCCGAAACCGAAAATGTGCTGGAGAACGCACGCCAGAAGCTGGTATCGAAGAATCTCGACGCGATCGTCGTCAACGACGTTTCCCGCGAGGGCGTAGGCTTTGATTCCGACCGCAACGCCGTGACCATCATCACTCGCGAGGAAGTTATCGAGGTCCCGGAAACAACGAAGTGGGAGGTCGCGCAACGCGTTCTCGACCAGATCGTGCGACTGCGCCAGCACCGAAAAGCGCCAATCAAAGTGTAA
- the rpoZ gene encoding DNA-directed RNA polymerase subunit omega, producing MKLIEGFDSNYRYILVAARRARQLQSGAPPVVDTNSRKPCRIAQDEIRAGKVKWEIPETRTAAEQAEDALDKALGQD from the coding sequence ATGAAGTTGATCGAAGGCTTTGACAGCAACTATCGCTACATTCTGGTGGCAGCCCGCCGCGCGCGCCAACTTCAATCCGGCGCGCCGCCCGTGGTCGATACCAATTCCCGCAAGCCCTGCCGCATCGCCCAGGATGAGATCCGCGCCGGCAAGGTGAAGTGGGAAATTCCAGAGACTCGCACCGCCGCCGAGCAGGCCGAAGACGCGCTCGATAAGGCCCTGGGCCAGGACTGA
- the gmk gene encoding guanylate kinase produces MSSTYNPIIYIISAPSGSGKSTLVNELLKLVPELDFSISYTTRAPRGSEQNGKQYHFVSREEFEQMILADEFLEHAEFDRNFYGTARCYVREAAEKGHDLLLDIDVQGARQVKEKLPDAVSTFVLPPDRKTLEWRLRKRSEDPEETIQRRLSAASRELENYDKYDYILINDKLEESIEILESIVLSQRLLRSRAPLSVAEQKIVEQADVHRLANIREKVGPILASFRTPPPSAHP; encoded by the coding sequence ATGAGCTCAACCTACAATCCCATTATCTACATCATTTCAGCGCCCTCAGGCTCGGGCAAATCGACCCTTGTCAACGAGCTGCTCAAGCTGGTTCCAGAGCTCGATTTTTCCATTTCGTACACAACCCGCGCCCCCCGTGGCAGCGAGCAGAATGGCAAGCAGTATCATTTCGTTTCGCGCGAAGAGTTCGAACAAATGATTCTTGCCGATGAATTCCTGGAGCACGCCGAATTCGATCGCAATTTTTATGGCACGGCGAGATGCTATGTCCGCGAGGCGGCGGAGAAGGGCCACGACCTGCTGCTCGACATTGATGTGCAGGGCGCAAGGCAAGTGAAAGAAAAACTGCCCGATGCCGTCAGCACTTTTGTGTTGCCTCCGGACCGCAAGACTCTGGAATGGCGCCTGCGCAAACGCAGCGAGGACCCGGAAGAGACCATCCAGCGCCGTTTGTCCGCGGCCAGCCGTGAACTCGAGAACTACGACAAGTACGACTACATTCTGATCAACGACAAACTCGAGGAATCCATCGAGATCCTGGAGTCGATCGTCCTGTCGCAACGCCTGTTGCGATCCCGTGCGCCTCTGTCCGTTGCCGAGCAGAAAATCGTGGAACAAGCCGACGTTCATCGACTGGCCAATATCCGCGAAAAGGTAGGACCCATCCTGGCGTCCTTTCGTACTCCCCCGCCTTCGGCACATCCTTAG
- a CDS encoding YicC/YloC family endoribonuclease, translating to MPIRSMTGFGQVKGEIRRPEGGSKEASSSSNGRMAFALSLKSVNHRFLDLHFRLPSGTDSLEMQLRRLLKEKIGRGHLEVSLSLERSTGETFSLNREIVGGYIAAFRAAAAEFSLATTPDLNAVLRIPGALDSANDSADGEIESAVMAKVGEALERLNVMREEEGRGIARELRERMAHLVEAGKSVQQHRRAVLQNYSERLQSRLQELLGASVDKERALQEAALLVDRSDIQEEIVRLETHVQHFLGLLEAGGEIGKKLDFLLQEMNREANTLLSKTSGLAGEALKITEAGLAMKAEIEKSREQVQNLE from the coding sequence ATGCCCATACGCTCGATGACAGGTTTTGGTCAGGTAAAAGGTGAGATCCGCCGTCCAGAGGGCGGCAGCAAAGAAGCTTCATCGTCCTCCAATGGGCGGATGGCCTTCGCGCTGTCGCTGAAGTCGGTCAACCATCGTTTTCTGGATCTGCACTTCCGGCTGCCTTCGGGCACCGATTCTCTCGAAATGCAGCTGCGGCGCCTGCTCAAAGAAAAAATAGGGCGCGGCCACCTCGAAGTTTCGCTCAGCCTGGAGCGCTCGACCGGTGAAACATTCTCGCTGAATCGCGAGATTGTCGGCGGCTACATTGCCGCCTTCCGCGCCGCTGCCGCCGAGTTTTCCCTGGCTACTACTCCCGACCTCAACGCGGTTCTGCGCATTCCTGGCGCGCTCGATTCCGCCAACGACAGCGCTGATGGCGAGATTGAATCTGCGGTCATGGCGAAAGTCGGCGAGGCGCTCGAGCGCCTGAATGTAATGCGCGAAGAAGAAGGCCGCGGCATTGCCCGCGAACTGCGCGAGCGCATGGCCCATCTGGTCGAAGCCGGAAAAAGCGTGCAGCAGCATCGCCGGGCCGTATTGCAGAACTACAGCGAGCGATTGCAGTCCCGCTTACAGGAATTGCTGGGTGCGAGCGTCGACAAAGAACGCGCGTTGCAGGAAGCGGCTCTGCTGGTCGATCGCAGCGACATTCAGGAGGAAATCGTGCGCCTCGAAACTCATGTGCAGCATTTTCTGGGATTGCTGGAAGCCGGTGGCGAGATTGGCAAGAAGCTCGACTTTCTGTTGCAGGAGATGAACCGCGAGGCCAACACCCTTCTGTCCAAAACGTCCGGACTGGCGGGTGAAGCGCTGAAAATTACCGAGGCCGGTCTGGCGATGAAAGCGGAAATCGAAAAATCGCGCGAGCAGGTGCAAAACCTGGAATGA
- a CDS encoding ABC transporter ATP-binding protein has protein sequence MRQLMRLLRYVFPFLLQLVSGIVLLAAVGFLEAFRLLLLKPILDRVLNPSSGSENILLFTIPKIDRPVYLQEFVPSQFHNAWTVVAFALVASTVLKGLFDYSGTYLVNHAGFGMITNLRNELYNSVLRRSVAFFQRHATGTLISTIINDIERVQFAMSSVLAEFLQQFFTFVFTAILVVVLGRQLAWVLLLFVPFIIYSAVRIGRRVRSTTRRGQDQLADVQNILHETITGNRIVKAFGMESWEIARFRSAAQRLFRANLRSVAAAAISSPLMDTFGAIAIALLLLLGRSQIIHDEFTLGAFVTFVAAVLALYNPVRKFAIFNNGFQQALGASSQLFKFMDAEDAVLEKAGARSLPKFSKSIRFEGVGFSYQADGDDSREILRDIDLEVKGGEILAVVGSSGAGKSTLVHLIPRFFDVTRGRLLIDGHDLRDVTLASLRAQVGIVTQETVLFNDTVRNNIAYGQPHVPQKEVEAAARAALAHDFIMALPAGYDTVIGERGVRLSGGERQRLAIARALLKDAPVLILDEATSALDSESEALVQSALHNLMSGRTVFVIAHRLSTVRRADRIVVIENGTIADIGRHEELMTKLGTYRRLYELQFANADSPKVVAET, from the coding sequence ATGCGTCAACTGATGCGCCTGCTGCGATATGTGTTTCCGTTTCTGCTGCAACTGGTTTCCGGCATAGTGTTGCTCGCGGCCGTCGGATTTCTTGAGGCATTTCGCCTGCTTCTCTTGAAACCGATTCTCGATCGCGTGTTGAACCCATCCTCCGGCTCCGAAAATATTCTCCTGTTCACGATTCCGAAAATCGATCGACCCGTTTACTTGCAGGAATTTGTTCCCTCGCAGTTTCACAATGCCTGGACGGTCGTGGCTTTCGCCTTGGTCGCGTCAACTGTGCTCAAAGGACTTTTCGACTACTCCGGCACTTATCTCGTGAACCATGCCGGCTTCGGCATGATCACCAACCTGCGCAACGAGCTGTATAACTCGGTGTTGCGGCGGTCGGTGGCTTTCTTTCAAAGGCATGCAACCGGAACCCTGATCTCGACGATCATCAACGACATTGAGCGCGTGCAGTTCGCCATGTCGAGCGTGCTGGCGGAGTTCCTTCAGCAGTTCTTCACGTTCGTCTTTACTGCCATCCTGGTTGTAGTGCTGGGGCGGCAGTTGGCGTGGGTGCTGCTGCTGTTTGTGCCGTTCATTATTTATTCGGCGGTGCGCATCGGCCGGCGCGTCCGGTCGACGACGCGGCGCGGGCAGGATCAGTTGGCTGACGTGCAGAATATTCTGCATGAGACCATCACCGGCAACCGGATCGTGAAAGCTTTCGGGATGGAGTCGTGGGAAATTGCGCGCTTCCGCAGCGCGGCGCAGCGCTTGTTTCGGGCCAACCTTCGTTCAGTCGCGGCCGCGGCCATCAGTTCTCCGCTCATGGACACGTTCGGGGCGATCGCCATCGCGCTGCTGCTGCTTTTAGGCCGCAGCCAGATCATTCACGACGAATTTACCTTGGGAGCCTTCGTCACTTTCGTGGCAGCCGTCCTGGCGCTCTATAACCCGGTGCGCAAGTTTGCCATTTTCAATAACGGTTTTCAGCAGGCACTGGGAGCGTCATCGCAGTTGTTCAAATTCATGGACGCCGAGGATGCCGTCCTGGAAAAAGCCGGCGCCAGGTCGCTTCCCAAGTTTTCGAAGAGCATTCGATTTGAAGGCGTCGGTTTTTCTTACCAGGCGGATGGCGACGATTCCCGGGAAATTCTGCGCGACATAGACCTCGAAGTGAAGGGCGGCGAAATTCTCGCAGTCGTCGGCTCCAGTGGAGCCGGCAAGAGCACGCTGGTCCACCTGATTCCGCGCTTCTTTGATGTGACCCGCGGTCGTTTGCTGATCGACGGCCACGACCTCCGCGACGTGACCCTGGCGTCGCTGCGGGCGCAGGTGGGCATCGTCACCCAGGAAACGGTTCTGTTCAACGACACCGTCCGCAACAATATCGCGTACGGCCAGCCGCACGTTCCGCAGAAAGAAGTCGAGGCTGCGGCCCGCGCCGCGCTGGCGCACGATTTCATTATGGCGCTACCCGCCGGTTACGATACTGTAATCGGAGAACGGGGCGTGCGGCTTTCCGGCGGCGAGCGCCAGCGTCTGGCCATTGCGCGGGCGCTGCTGAAGGATGCGCCCGTCCTCATTCTGGACGAAGCCACGTCGGCGCTCGACAGCGAGTCCGAGGCCCTGGTGCAATCCGCTCTGCACAATCTGATGAGCGGCCGCACCGTGTTCGTAATCGCGCACCGGTTGTCGACTGTCAGACGTGCGGATCGCATTGTGGTAATCGAGAACGGTACGATCGCCGACATCGGCCGGCACGAAGAGTTGATGACCAAGCTAGGAACGTACCGGCGTCTCTACGAATTACAGTTTGCCAACGCGGATTCGCCGAAAGTTGTCGCGGAAACTTGA
- the rapZ gene encoding RNase adapter RapZ produces the protein MSQKAALPIADAGISVGNQKYAAPDATIHFMASRRSAGQAKKNQPKKVHAPVKKPSRAQHPPELVIITGMSGSGKASVLKAFEDLGYYCVDNLPVQLIPQFADLAVQSAEIRRTALVVDVREGSKLEQLPGILKSVRRMIPTKVVFLEASDSVLVRRFSETRRPHPLGTDSPVKSALKAERRHLGAIRRLADFVIDTSKFNVHELRDHIHERFHEQSTEKGILVSCVSFGFRHGVPEDADLVFDVRFLPNPHFVPEFRPLTGRDPRVAKYIRSFPQTREFISRISDLLVYLLPHYIHEGKSYLTIAFGCTGGQHRSVMIAEDVAKHLRRAGYRIKVAHRDSPK, from the coding sequence ATGAGCCAGAAAGCGGCGTTGCCTATCGCCGATGCCGGTATCTCAGTTGGCAACCAAAAATACGCCGCGCCCGATGCTACTATCCATTTCATGGCGTCCCGTCGTTCTGCTGGCCAGGCGAAGAAAAATCAGCCGAAGAAAGTCCACGCTCCCGTCAAGAAGCCTTCCCGCGCGCAGCATCCGCCCGAACTGGTCATCATCACCGGCATGAGCGGGTCCGGCAAGGCCTCGGTGTTGAAGGCCTTTGAGGATCTGGGCTACTACTGCGTCGATAACCTGCCAGTCCAGTTGATTCCGCAATTTGCCGACTTGGCGGTGCAGTCGGCCGAGATTCGCCGCACTGCATTGGTCGTCGATGTACGCGAAGGCTCGAAGCTGGAGCAACTGCCAGGCATTCTGAAGTCCGTCCGGCGCATGATTCCGACCAAGGTTGTATTCCTCGAGGCTTCGGATTCCGTGCTGGTACGTCGTTTCAGCGAGACGCGGCGGCCGCATCCCCTAGGCACCGACTCGCCGGTAAAATCCGCGCTCAAGGCGGAGCGCCGTCATCTGGGCGCGATCCGGCGACTGGCCGATTTCGTCATTGACACTTCCAAGTTTAACGTTCATGAACTACGCGATCACATTCACGAGCGTTTTCATGAGCAGTCGACCGAAAAAGGAATCCTGGTCTCTTGTGTCAGTTTTGGATTTCGTCACGGCGTTCCCGAGGACGCCGATCTGGTTTTTGACGTGCGTTTTCTGCCCAATCCGCACTTCGTTCCGGAATTCCGGCCGCTGACAGGGCGCGATCCGCGCGTGGCGAAATATATACGATCGTTTCCGCAGACGCGGGAGTTCATTTCGCGCATCTCCGATCTCCTCGTTTATTTGCTGCCCCACTACATCCATGAGGGCAAGAGTTATCTCACGATCGCATTCGGCTGCACCGGTGGGCAGCACCGGTCGGTGATGATCGCCGAAGACGTGGCCAAGCATCTGCGGCGCGCCGGATATCGCATCAAGGTTGCGCACCGCGACAGTCCGAAGTGA
- a CDS encoding ferritin family protein, with product MKKFEELTEREVLALAIALEEEDERVYADFAEGLRPDYPATASMFDGMREEESGHRRRLLELFQKKFGEHIPLIRRQDVRGFVERPALWLVRPLRIEAVRKEASTMEVETRRFYEKAADRTQDASIRQLLDDLAREEREHEERAQELDKQKLPDSVKADEEVAQRRLFVLQIVQPGLAGLMDGSVSTLAPVFAAAFATKNSHEAFLVGLAASAGAGISMGFAEALSDDGSLTGRGHPWVRGVICGAMTALGGIGHTLPFLLPDFRAALWAAGIVVVAELGVITWIRRRYMDTPWVSAALQVGLGGALVFITGVLIGSS from the coding sequence ATGAAGAAGTTCGAAGAGCTCACAGAACGCGAAGTGCTGGCCCTGGCCATCGCTTTGGAAGAAGAAGACGAGCGGGTGTATGCCGATTTTGCCGAGGGCTTGCGGCCGGACTATCCGGCGACCGCTTCCATGTTTGACGGCATGCGCGAGGAAGAGTCGGGACACCGCCGCCGCTTGCTCGAACTTTTTCAAAAAAAATTCGGGGAGCACATTCCGCTGATTCGCCGCCAGGATGTGCGTGGCTTCGTCGAACGCCCGGCGCTTTGGCTGGTGCGTCCGCTGCGCATTGAAGCCGTGCGCAAAGAAGCGTCGACCATGGAGGTCGAGACCCGGCGCTTCTATGAAAAAGCTGCCGATCGAACCCAGGACGCGAGCATCCGGCAACTGCTGGACGATCTGGCCCGCGAAGAGCGTGAACATGAAGAACGCGCCCAGGAGCTCGACAAGCAGAAGCTTCCCGACAGCGTGAAGGCCGACGAAGAAGTCGCGCAACGGCGTTTGTTCGTGTTGCAAATTGTTCAGCCCGGCTTGGCGGGATTGATGGATGGATCGGTATCGACGCTCGCGCCGGTATTCGCCGCCGCCTTCGCGACGAAGAATAGTCATGAGGCATTTCTGGTTGGACTGGCGGCTTCGGCGGGCGCAGGCATCAGCATGGGATTCGCCGAAGCGCTTTCCGACGACGGCAGTTTAACCGGGCGCGGCCATCCCTGGGTGCGAGGCGTGATCTGCGGCGCAATGACGGCTTTGGGAGGCATCGGTCACACGCTGCCGTTTCTTCTACCCGACTTCCGGGCGGCGCTTTGGGCCGCGGGCATCGTCGTGGTAGCGGAGTTGGGCGTGATCACTTGGATTCGCCGTCGCTACATGGACACGCCCTGGGTCTCCGCCGCGCTGCAAGTTGGACTGGGCGGCGCGCTCGTGTTCATTACCGGAGTGCTGATCGGGAGCTCGTGA